One Dama dama isolate Ldn47 chromosome 16, ASM3311817v1, whole genome shotgun sequence DNA window includes the following coding sequences:
- the RPP25L gene encoding ribonuclease P protein subunit p25-like protein, whose amino-acid sequence MEHYRKAGSVELPAPCPMPQLPPDTLEMRVRAGSKIRNLLGLALERLEGGSARHVVFSGSGRAAGKAVSCAEIVKRRVPGLYQLTKLRFLQTEDSWVPTSPDTGLDPLTVRSHVPAVWVLLSRDPLDPNEYGYQPPGAPPDLGPTPASSCGPQPRRRARDTRF is encoded by the coding sequence ATGGAGCACTACCGGAAAGCTGGCTCTGTGGAACTCCCCGCACCTTGCCCGATGCCCCAGCTGCCTCCTGATACCCTGGAGATGCGGGTCCGAGCTGGCAGCAAGATCCGCAACCTCCTGGGCCTGGCGCTGGAGCGGCTGGAGGGCGGCAGCGCTCGCCACGTCGTGTTCTCAGGCTCTGGCCGCGCTGCAGGCAAGGCTGTCAGCTGTGCTGAGATTGTCAAACGGCGGGTACCAGGCTTGTACCAGCTTACCAAGCTGCGCTTCCTGCAAACCGAGGACAGCTGGGTGCCTACCTCACCTGACACAGGCCTGGATCCCCTCACGGTCCGCAGCCATGTGCCTGCAGTGTGGGTGCTGCTGAGCCGAGACCCCCTGGACCCCAATGAGTATGGCTACCAGCCCCCCGGGGCACCCCCTGACCTCGGGCCCACACCTGCCTCCAGCTGTGGCCCTCAGCCTAGAAGAAGGGCTCGCGATACCCGGTTCTGA